One Piscinibacter lacus genomic window, CCGACGACGACCAGGGTGTGCCCGGCCTGCCGCGCCGCTGCGGCCAGGGCGAGCTTGGCAGCGACCTGGTCGCAGGCGTCGATCACGCCATCGACCGCATCCAGCCCGCCGATCAGCGCCGGCCAGTTGTCGGGGCTGGCAAAGTCGTCGATGCGCTGCAGGGCGCAGCCAGGGTGGATGTCGGCAAGTCGCTCGGCCAGGGCATCGACCTTGGCCTGGCCGATGCTGTACCCCAGGGCCTGCACCTGGCGGTTGATATTCGATTCGGCGACATGGTCCATGTCGACCAGCACGATCTTGGCCACGCCGCAGCGGGCCAGGGCCTCAGCCGCCCAGGAACCCACGCCGCCGAGCCCGACGACCGCGACCCGCGTGGCACGCAGCCGCATGTAGGCCGCATCGCCATAGAGCCGGCGCAGGCCGCCGAAGCGCCGCTCCAGATCGGCGTCTGAAGGTGTGAGGGCTGCGGCGGGCGTGGCGGCGTTCATGGGCGGGAGGCTTCGCGGAACGGGTCACTCGGGCCGGAGGCCCGCCCCGGTCCGCGCGCCCGCCTCACTTCAGCGTGCTGAGTCGCTCGCGCGCCGCAGTGGCGGCTTCGGACTTGGGGTAGCCGCGCACCAGCTCGTCGAGCGTGGCGCGGGCGGCCTTGTTGTCCTTCAGCTCGATCTGGCAGTTCGCCACGGCCAGCAGGGCTTCGGGCGCCCGCGGGTGGTCGGGCTGGGTCAGCACCAGGGCGCGGAAGCTCTCGATCGCGCCGGCGTACTCGCGCTTGCCGTAGAGGGCGTTGCCCAGCCAGTAGCGCACGCTGTTGAGGTAGCCGCTGTCGGGATAGCGCGACTGGAAGGCCTTCAGCGCGCTCGCGGCGGCGACGAAGTCGCCCTGGCGCAGGAGGGTCAGCGCATCGTTGTAATCGCGCGTCTCGCTGGTCTGGGCCAGGAACTCGCGGCCGTCCAGGCCGACGCGCTGCGGTTCGAGCTTGCGCAGGCGCTGGTCCAGGGTCTGGTTCTGGTCGGCCAGGCGGCGCTGCAGCTCGCCGATGTCGCGCAGGATCTGCTCGTTGTTGCCGCGCTGGGTGGCCAGCTCGGTGCGCAACTGCTCGTTCTGGGCATTGAGTTCAAGCACGCTGCGCTGAAGCTGCTTGACCAGGTCGGTCAGCTCGGTGCGCAGGCGCTCCGAGGCGGCCTGGGACGCCCGCAGGTTCTCGGCGTTCTGGTCCAGCCGGGCACGCAGGTCGATGATGGCCTTGCGGGCATCGTTATCGGCGAACAACTGGGCCTGGGCCGCACCCCCGGCCCCGAGGGCCAGCAGCAGCACGCCAAGGCGCAGTGACGAGCGGCCGCTGAACGGCACGACGGGGCGGGCGGACATCCACATGGCGATCAACGCTCGCGGATCTCGGCGCGGCGGTTCTTGGCGTAGGCCGCCTCGGTCTGGCCGGTGTCGGCCGGACGCTCCTTGCCGTAGCTGCTGGCTTCGATCTGGCTGTCGACGACGCCGCGCAGCTTCAGGGCACGCAGCACCGCCTCGGCGCGCTTCTGGCCCAGGGCCAGGTTGTATTCGCTGCCGCCACGCTCGTCGGTATGGCCTTCGATGATCACGCTGCGCTTGGTGTTGCGGGTCAGCAGCGCGGCATGGCGCTCGATCAGCGGCGCATAGCTTTCGGCCACGGCGAAGCTGTCGTAGTCGAAGTAGACAACCCGGCCGATGCGGTCGGCCTCGGCCGCGTCCTGGGCATTCAGGTCGACACCGGTCACTTGCGAGGCCGGCACGCCCGAACCCGGGGCGGCGCCCGGCGCAGCCGGCGCGGCAGGGGCTGCGGGGGCGGTGGCGCTGCGGCTTTCCACCGGCGGCTGCGTCTCGTCGAGCTTCACGCCCGAGGCGCAGCCGGCCAGCACGAGGGCCAGGGCCAGGAGGGACAGGGACAGGCCGCGGGGGGCGGCGGTCGGCGAGCGATGCATGAACAGACTCCGGCTTCGGATGAAAGGGGGGAAGGTAAGCGGGATGGACGAACAGTTTCGCCTAGCAGGAGGCGCGCCTGCCGCCCGATCCAGGAGGTCAGCGGCGGGTCAGCGGCGGAAGGGGCCCCAGACCGGCTCGCGCACGTCGAGCTGGGAAATTACCAGCCGGCCCTTGACCCGGCCGTCCAGCGTCGTCGTCATCAGCAGGTCCCGGCCGCCTTCGCGGGTGGCATAGATCAGCAGGCGGCCATTGGGCGCGAAGCTCGGGCTTTCGTCGGCGCCGTTGCTGCTCAGGTCGCGGGTGCTGTTGGTCAGCAGGTCGGTCAGCTTGAGCCGGAAGCCGCCGTCCTCACGGCCGATGTAGGCCAGCAGCTTGCCGTCCGGGCTGACCGAGGGGCTGATGTTGTAGCCGCCCGAGAAGGTCAGGCGCTCCGGGTTGCCGCCGCCGGCGGCCATGCGGTAGATCTGGGGCGAGCCGCCCCGGTCGCTGACGAAGTACAGCAGGCTGCCGTCGGCCGTCCAGTGCGCCTCGGTGTCGATGGCGATGCCGTTGGTCAGCCGTCGCGGCTCCGCCTCGCCCTTGGCCGGAATGCGGTAGAGCTGCGACACGCCGCCCAGGGTCAGCGTCACCACCAGGCTCTGGCCGTCGGGCGACCAGGTCGGTGCGCTGTTCGAGCCCTTGAAGTTCGCCACCGCGCGGCGCTGGCCGCTGGCGATGGATTGCACGTAGACGACGGCCTTGCGCTTCTCGAAGGACACATAGGCCAGCTCGCGCCCGTCGGGCGACCAGGCCGGCGAGATGATCGGCTCGCGGCTGGTCAGCGCGCTCTGCGCGCCCTCGCCGTCGGCATCGGCCACCCAGAGCTGGAAGCGGCCGCCGCCCTTGGTGACGTAGGCGATGCGGGTGGCGAACACGCCCTTCTCGCCGGTCAGCTTCTCGTAGATCGCATCGGCGATCTGGTGCGCCACCAGGCGCAGGTCGCCGGTCACCACCGCATAGCTGGCCCCGCCGGCATCGACGCCCTTGACCACGTCCCACAGCCGGTAGCGCACATCGAAGCGACCATCGGCCAGCTTGGTGATCGAGCCGCCGACCAGCGCATCGGCGCCCTTGCTGCGCCAGCCGTCCATGGCCGGCTGCGAGCCTTCGTCGAGCGCGACGCCGGCGGTGTCCAGGTTGCGGAAGAGGCCGCTGCGCTCCAGGTCGGCGCGGATGATGGCCGAGATCGGCTGCGGCGTACCGGGCTCGCCGCGGAAGGTCCCGATCGCGATCGGGATCTGGGTTTCGCCCACCCCGGAGATCTCCACCCGGAACTGCGCCTGGGCGGCCGGCAGGCCGGCGGCCAGCGGCAGGGCCAGCAAGCTGCGGCGGTTCAGGGTCGGCGTGGGATGAAAATCGTTGGGCAGGGACATGGGCAGGGTCTCGGGCCGGTCCGACCGCAAGCGGCTACGGCGGCGGCCCGACGGGGCAGATTTGGAGGCGGCATGAGGATACCAGCGCCCTCCCTCGGTGCAGCAGTCTCGGTGATGAAGGTGGGGCCGGGCTGCGATCTGCAAGGTCTGCAAGTCGCCGAGCCTGCCTCGGCAGGCCTCGCAGGCCAAGCCGGATTCACACGACGGGCCGGAGCGCGTCAGCGGATCGGCAGCTTGTTGAACAGGAGGCCAAGCCGCCGACCCGAAAAAAAACCGCCCGCGGGCGGTTTCGTTTCAGGGGCGACGACGGTCAATGACGACGACGCAGCCTGCCCAATCCGGCAAGTCCGACAAGACCCAGCCCCATCAAGGCGTAGGTGCCGGGCTCGGGAATGGGCGGCGGCGGGGCTGTCACGGTGAACTGGAAGTTGGGGCCAAAACGCCCGTTGCCGACCGAGACGATGGTGGGGGCACCGAATCCGCCAGCGTCGGCGTTGCGAGCCGAACCATTGATGGTGATTTCCGGAGCAATGGTGCGTGCGGTGGGGATGCGATATGCGTCAGCTGTGAGGGGCAGCGTGAAAGCCCCGCCGATCAGGTAGCTGCTGCCCGCCGTCAGCGCGACCGGGGTAACCGCCTCGAAGCGAAAACTACCCACCAAGGTGCTGGTGGTCTGGATGGTCGTGGACGCCAGCAACATCCCGCCCGGTGTCCACAGACCGACCTCGTGGGTCGTGCTCAGCGGGTCAAACGGGCTGTTGTCGTAGAAGCCCAGGTGAGTCACCGTAATGTCGTCATTGGCGGTGAATTGCCAGCCGACGGTTTGGTCCGTGAAACTCAAGGTTGTGAACGCGTTGCCCCCACTGATGTCCGTCACGGCCACCACCGCTTGAGCGGCTCCAGTGCTCATTAGGGCAGAAAGCAGCACGGCGGCGCCAAGCGCATGTTTCCGTGAAGCGGTGTTCAAGACATTGATCATGGGTGTCTCCTGGATGAGGCGAAGCTGCGCGCGTATCGGGCCTCGACAACAAGCCCAGGGGTCGCTCTCGCATTGCGATGAGGCGGTTCCCTACCAAACTGCACATGCCGCTCGATCTTCCAGCGGCTGGAGATCCATCGCACCCCCCGACTTGCAGGTGGGCGTACGCCGACCCACTACAGCAGCACGATGTCGTACTGCTCGGCATTCATGCCCGGCTCCGCCTGCAGCGAGATCGGCTTGCCGATGAATTCGGACAGGCCGGCCAGGTGGGGGCTTTCCTCGTCAAGCAGCATCTCCACGACGGCGGCGCTGGCGATGACGCGGAATTCGCGCGGGTTGAACTGGCGGGCTTCGCGCAGGATTTCGCGCAGGATGTCGTGGCACACGCTGCGGGCGGTCTTGATCTGGCCGCGGCCCTGGCAGGTGGGGCAGACCTCGCAGAGCTGGTGGGCCAGGCTTTCGCGGGTGCGCTTGCGGGTCAGCTCGACCAGACCGAGCTGGGTGAAGCCGCTGACCGTCGTCTTGGTGCGGTCACGCGCGAGTTGCTTCTTCAGCTCGGCCAGCACCGCATCGCGGTGCTCTTCGCGGCCCATGTCGATGAAGTCGATGATGATGATGCCGCCCAGGTTGCGCAGCCTCAGTTGGCGCGCGATGGCCTGCACCGATTCCAGATTGGTCTTGAAGATGGTCTCTTCGAAGTTGCGCGCCCCGACATAACCGCCGGTGTTGACGTCGATGGTCGTCAGCGCCTCGGTCTGGTCGATGATGAGGTAACCGCCATTCTTCAGATCGACCCGACGGGCCAGCGCGCGGGCAATCTCGTCGTCGACATTGACCAGGTCGAAGATGGGCCGCTCGCCGGTGTAATGCGCCAGGCGCTCGACCGAGCTGGGCGCGTAGCGCTGGCCGAAGGCTTGCAGGGCCTCGAACTGCATGCGCGAATCGATGCGCACCGAGTGCACCTTGTCGCTGACCAGGTCGCGCAGCACGCGCTGGGCCAGGTTCAGGTCCTCGTGCAGCAGGCTGCCCGGCGCCACCTTGAAGGCGGTCTCGCGCACCGAAGTCCACATCTTGCGCAGGTAGGCGATGTCCTCGGCCAGTTCCTCGTCGCTCGCATCCTCGGCATTGGTGCGCAGGATGAAGCCGCCCTGGCGGTCCTCGGCCGCCGTGCCGCTGGGCCAGGCCAGGGCCTGCATGCGCAGGCGCAGGGCATCGCGCTGCTCGGGCGAGCCGATCTTCTGGCTGATGCCGATGCGGTCGTCCTGCGGCAGGAAGACGAGCAGCCGGCCGGCGATGCTGATCTGCGTGGACAGGCGCGCGCCCTTGCTGCCGATCGGATCCTTGATGACCTGGACCATCAGCGACTGGCCTTCGTAGACCTGTCGCTCGATCGGCAGCGGCGGCGCGCCATGGGCCGCGCCGTCGCTGCGATGCAGGTCGGCCACATGCAGGAAGGCGGCGCGTTCCAGGCCGATCTCGATGAAGGCCGATTGCATGCCGGGCAGCACCCGGGCCACCTTGCCCATGTAGATGTTGCCGACCTGGCCGCGCTCCAGCGCGCGTTCCAGGTGAAGCTCCTGCACCGCGCCGTGCTCGACCACGGCGACGCGGGTCTCCTGGGGCGCCCAGTTGATCAGGATCTCTTGCATGGCCGCATGTTACGTGGCGGCCCGGGCCGCCGGGCGGCGTGGTTTCAGAGCTGCCAGCCAATGCCGCGCAGCAGTTGCGCGGTCTCGTGCAGCGGCAGGCCCATGACGCCGGAGTAGCTGCCTTCCAGGTGCTCGATCCAGGCCGCCGCCTGCGACTGGATGGCATAGGCGCCGGCCTTGCCCTGCGATTCGCCGCTGGCCACGTAGCGCACGATCTCGTCGGTGTCGACGGCGGCGAAGCGCACGGTCGAGGCCTGCAGCACGCAGCGCGGCGCGAAGGCGGGATGCGGCGATTCAAGCAGCGCCACCGCCGTCAGCACGCGATGGCTGCGGCCGGACAGGCGTTGCAGCATCTGCGCGGCCTCGGCATCGTCGGCCGGCTTGCCCAGCATCTGCTCGTCGAGCACCACGGTCGTGTCGGCGCACAGGATGGGCGCCGCCGGCAGGCCGCGGCGCTGCCAGCGCAGGCGGGCGGCTTCCAGCTTGGCCCGGGTCACGCGCTGCACATAGTCCTCGGCGGCCTCGCCCGGGCGGCTGGCTTCCAGGGCCTCGGCATCTTCCTCGGCATCGGGCAGCAGCAGCTCATGGCGCAGGCCGATCTGGGCCAGCAACTGGCGGCGTCGCGGGCTTTGCGAGGCCAGGTAGATCCACTCGGGACGGCTCATGGGCAGGAGGCAGGACGATGGGGCGACGCAGGGCGCCTGCGTTCAGTCCCGGTGGTAGGGATGGCCTGCGTTCAGCGAGGCGGCGCGGTAGAGCGCTTCGATCAGCAACACGCGCGCCAGGGCATGCGGCAGGGTCAGGTCCGACAGGCGCAGACGCTCCTCGGCCTCGGCCTTGAGGGCCGGGTCCAGGCCATCGGGGCCGCCCATCAGCAGGGCGACATCGCGGCCGTCGCGGGCCCATTCGCGCAGGCGTTCGGCAAGCTGGGCGGTGGTCTGGCGCTCGCCGCGTTCGTCGAGGATGACCCGGCGTGCGCCGCGCGGCAGGGCGGCGCGCAGTCGCTCGGCTTCGGCGGCCATCAGCGCCTCCACCGGCTTGCCCAGGGTGCGCGGCTCGGCCTTGACCGTCTTCAGCTCGGCCCGCCATTCGGCGGGCCAGCGCTTCCAGTAGTCCTCGCAGGCCGAGTCGGCCCAGGCCGGAAGACGCTGGCCGACGGCGACCAGCGTCAGCCTCATCCGCGTGGCTTGCGCGGGGCCGCGCCAGCGGCCGTCTTGCGGGCCGGGGCCTTGCGGGCCGGGACGGCGGCCGCGGGTGCGGCGGCCGTGGCGCTGCGGCGCGGGGCCGCCTTCTTGGCCGCCACCTTGCGGGCGACCGGGCTGCGCTCGGCCACGGCCTTCTTGGCCGGCGGCTTGCCGACGACCTTGACGACCACCGGCACCGGCTCGGCGCGGCGCACGCTGCGCTTCTTGGCGGGCACGCTGCCCGGCTTGGCGGCCATGCCGCTGCCCGGCCTGGCGGCCGGCGAACCGGCGGCGACCGTCTTGCGCGCGGCCGTCTTCTTGGCTGCTGCCTTCTTCGCCGGCGCCGGCGCAGCGGCCTTCTTGGCAGCGACCTTGCGGGCCGGCTTGTCCATGGCCTCGGCGGCCGAGCCGCTGCGGCGCGGGCGCGGCGCGGGCGCGGCCTCGATCGGCTCGCTGGCCTTGACCAGGCGGGTCTTGGCCTCGCCCAGCTTGAGCTTGACCGGCTTCTCGCCCCAGATCTCTTCGAGGTGGTAGTAGGTGCGGATTGCCGGTTGCATCACGTGCACCACGGCGGCGCCGCAGTCCACGATGATCCATTCGCCGTTGTCCTCGCCCTCGGTGCGCATCACCGCGAAGCCCTTGG contains:
- a CDS encoding tRNA threonylcarbamoyladenosine dehydratase, with the protein product MNAATPAAALTPSDADLERRFGGLRRLYGDAAYMRLRATRVAVVGLGGVGSWAAEALARCGVAKIVLVDMDHVAESNINRQVQALGYSIGQAKVDALAERLADIHPGCALQRIDDFASPDNWPALIGGLDAVDGVIDACDQVAAKLALAAAARQAGHTLVVVGAAGGKRLAQQVEVADLSETSHDPLLAAMRQRLRQQHGAPRKGPLGLRCVFSRESVSRPATEDACASDGSLNCHGYGSSVVVTASFGMVAAGTLIEALLHKP
- the ybgF gene encoding tol-pal system protein YbgF, with the protein product MSARPVVPFSGRSSLRLGVLLLALGAGGAAQAQLFADNDARKAIIDLRARLDQNAENLRASQAASERLRTELTDLVKQLQRSVLELNAQNEQLRTELATQRGNNEQILRDIGELQRRLADQNQTLDQRLRKLEPQRVGLDGREFLAQTSETRDYNDALTLLRQGDFVAAASALKAFQSRYPDSGYLNSVRYWLGNALYGKREYAGAIESFRALVLTQPDHPRAPEALLAVANCQIELKDNKAARATLDELVRGYPKSEAATAARERLSTLK
- the pal gene encoding peptidoglycan-associated lipoprotein Pal; the encoded protein is MHRSPTAAPRGLSLSLLALALVLAGCASGVKLDETQPPVESRSATAPAAPAAPAAPGAAPGSGVPASQVTGVDLNAQDAAEADRIGRVVYFDYDSFAVAESYAPLIERHAALLTRNTKRSVIIEGHTDERGGSEYNLALGQKRAEAVLRALKLRGVVDSQIEASSYGKERPADTGQTEAAYAKNRRAEIRER
- the tolB gene encoding Tol-Pal system beta propeller repeat protein TolB codes for the protein MSLPNDFHPTPTLNRRSLLALPLAAGLPAAQAQFRVEISGVGETQIPIAIGTFRGEPGTPQPISAIIRADLERSGLFRNLDTAGVALDEGSQPAMDGWRSKGADALVGGSITKLADGRFDVRYRLWDVVKGVDAGGASYAVVTGDLRLVAHQIADAIYEKLTGEKGVFATRIAYVTKGGGRFQLWVADADGEGAQSALTSREPIISPAWSPDGRELAYVSFEKRKAVVYVQSIASGQRRAVANFKGSNSAPTWSPDGQSLVVTLTLGGVSQLYRIPAKGEAEPRRLTNGIAIDTEAHWTADGSLLYFVSDRGGSPQIYRMAAGGGNPERLTFSGGYNISPSVSPDGKLLAYIGREDGGFRLKLTDLLTNSTRDLSSNGADESPSFAPNGRLLIYATREGGRDLLMTTTLDGRVKGRLVISQLDVREPVWGPFRR
- a CDS encoding DUF4082 domain-containing protein, whose amino-acid sequence is MINVLNTASRKHALGAAVLLSALMSTGAAQAVVAVTDISGGNAFTTLSFTDQTVGWQFTANDDITVTHLGFYDNSPFDPLSTTHEVGLWTPGGMLLASTTIQTTSTLVGSFRFEAVTPVALTAGSSYLIGGAFTLPLTADAYRIPTARTIAPEITINGSARNADAGGFGAPTIVSVGNGRFGPNFQFTVTAPPPPIPEPGTYALMGLGLVGLAGLGRLRRRH
- the rng gene encoding ribonuclease G codes for the protein MQEILINWAPQETRVAVVEHGAVQELHLERALERGQVGNIYMGKVARVLPGMQSAFIEIGLERAAFLHVADLHRSDGAAHGAPPLPIERQVYEGQSLMVQVIKDPIGSKGARLSTQISIAGRLLVFLPQDDRIGISQKIGSPEQRDALRLRMQALAWPSGTAAEDRQGGFILRTNAEDASDEELAEDIAYLRKMWTSVRETAFKVAPGSLLHEDLNLAQRVLRDLVSDKVHSVRIDSRMQFEALQAFGQRYAPSSVERLAHYTGERPIFDLVNVDDEIARALARRVDLKNGGYLIIDQTEALTTIDVNTGGYVGARNFEETIFKTNLESVQAIARQLRLRNLGGIIIIDFIDMGREEHRDAVLAELKKQLARDRTKTTVSGFTQLGLVELTRKRTRESLAHQLCEVCPTCQGRGQIKTARSVCHDILREILREARQFNPREFRVIASAAVVEMLLDEESPHLAGLSEFIGKPISLQAEPGMNAEQYDIVLL
- a CDS encoding Maf family protein translates to MSRPEWIYLASQSPRRRQLLAQIGLRHELLLPDAEEDAEALEASRPGEAAEDYVQRVTRAKLEAARLRWQRRGLPAAPILCADTTVVLDEQMLGKPADDAEAAQMLQRLSGRSHRVLTAVALLESPHPAFAPRCVLQASTVRFAAVDTDEIVRYVASGESQGKAGAYAIQSQAAAWIEHLEGSYSGVMGLPLHETAQLLRGIGWQL
- the rlmH gene encoding 23S rRNA (pseudouridine(1915)-N(3))-methyltransferase RlmH, with translation MRLTLVAVGQRLPAWADSACEDYWKRWPAEWRAELKTVKAEPRTLGKPVEALMAAEAERLRAALPRGARRVILDERGERQTTAQLAERLREWARDGRDVALLMGGPDGLDPALKAEAEERLRLSDLTLPHALARVLLIEALYRAASLNAGHPYHRD
- the rsfS gene encoding ribosome silencing factor, whose protein sequence is MDIRKLQRAIVDGLEDVKAQDIMVFNTEHLSPLFERVIVASGTSNRQTKALAASVRDAVKSKGFAVMRTEGEDNGEWIIVDCGAAVVHVMQPAIRTYYHLEEIWGEKPVKLKLGEAKTRLVKASEPIEAAPAPRPRRSGSAAEAMDKPARKVAAKKAAAPAPAKKAAAKKTAARKTVAAGSPAARPGSGMAAKPGSVPAKKRSVRRAEPVPVVVKVVGKPPAKKAVAERSPVARKVAAKKAAPRRSATAAAPAAAVPARKAPARKTAAGAAPRKPRG